The genomic segment GGACTTACTCTACACTGCTTACACTCATCTCAACTACGCGTTCGCCTTCATTGACCCGATCTCGTATAAGATTGCGAATATGCAAGACTCCGACTCGAAGTTCATGCCTCGACTCACAGCACTGAAGAACTACAACCCTGGGATGGAAGTCTGGGTGAGAATTCAATTTTCGCATCTGTGTAGAAGGACTTTTCGCTCATTTTTGCAAATTAGATTGCCATTGGGGGTTGGAGTATGAACGACCCTGATCAGCCGACTAAGCGCACGTTTTCTGAACTGGCCGCATCCAAAGCGAAGCAAGACGTCTTCTTCTCATCTCTTCTGTCTTTTATGGAGTGAGTCCCTATTTGATAAGCAGTCTATATCAATGAGGTTTGACTAACAAGAGACCTCCGCTAGTAAATATGGCTTCGATGGTGTCGACATCGACTGGGAATATCCCGTTGCCGAGGAACGCTCTGGCACACCTGAAGACTACAAGAACTTGGTCACTTTTCTCAAGAATCTGCGCGCAGCACTGGGAACAAAGGGCCTCACTATCACGCTCCCAGCATCATACTGGTACCTTCAGCACTTCGATCTCAAGAACATCCAGCCATACCTGGACTGGTTCAACATGATGAGCTACGACTTACACGGCACTTGGGATGGCACAAACCCTTATCTGGGGCCGTACGTCAACAGCCACACGAACTTGACAGAAATCGACCGTGCCCTTGAGCTTCTATGGCGGAATGATATCGACCCAAAGAAGGTCGTCATGGGTATGGGGTTCTACGGACGCAGCTTCACTCTCTCGAATCCAAGTTGCAAGACCTCCGGTTGTGGCTTCAGCGCCGGTGGCGTCCCAGGCAGATGTTCCGCGTCTGCTGGGACATTGATGTTCTCTGAGATCCAAGAGATCATAGACAAGGGCGGAGCTCAAGTGACAACAGACAAGATAGCAGCCGTCAAGATTGTCACTTGGGGCGGTAATCAGTGGGTCTCTTACGACGATGAAGAGACGCTCAAGTTGAAGATGGACTACGCCAACGGCAAGTGTCTTGGAGGAGTCATGGTGTGGGCTGCATCAACAGATGACGCTAAGGGGACTGCCATCAAGGCTCTAGCGAAAGCTTCGGGCCGAACCGACTTGTCGAAATCTCTCTTTGCCAAAGCAGTCAGCAGCGACCCCAGCCAGTGTGTCTGGGGCGAATGCGGTGCATCGTGTCCATCTGGTCTCGTCCCGGTCGAGAGTTCAGGGAGCAACGCCAGTCCACTTGGCATTGAGTTAGGATGCAATCAGGGAAAGCGCAACTTCTGCTGTCCACCAAAGAACCCACCAACTTGTAAGTGGAAGGGAAGCCCCAAGTTCTGTGGTGCGCTCGCGAAGAACCGATGCAGTGGCAAGGAGATCGAAATTGCTGCAAGCACAGACGGATGCTGGACTGGACACAAGTCTTTGTGTTGCACCAAGACTGATTCAACAAGTACTCTCGACTCTTGTGAGTGGCTCGGTGCTGCCCCATTTTGCTCAGCTGGCGCGACTTTCGGTTCCATCCTTGGACTCGGCACAACACCTGTTGCTGGAGCATTCTCCTTCCTTTCGTACGGCTGTCCCAACAAGGACAAGCCGAAGGAGTTGACCACTGGGAAGCAAGGAGAGGGAGGTCAGCAGACGTGTGCCTACAACGGAGGCTTCAAGAGCTATTGCTGCAAAGACCCTGTCCCTTGGAAAGAATGCAAATGGCCAGTACTATTCCACTCAACGCTAACAGAAGCTTTGACTGACTGTCTTGTAGGCGATCCGGAAACACTGCTTGGGTTCAATGGAAGCAGATACTGTCCGGCCCCCTCGCCAACCTTTTTTTCGATTTTTCAACAGACTGCAAGACCGGCTGTGAGAGCGGAGAAGTGACCGTCGCAACTGATGGCTTTGGCTGTCGCTCTGGGACATACTCCTATTTCTGCTGTGGTAATCCGAATACGCCAGTCGAGCCCAAGCTACCAGAGATCAGTCTTTGTCCCAGCCCAGCAAACTTGCCGGACTTGTCCACAGTCCCAGAGGGCGGTTCGAGCCCTAAGAATGTTTTCAAGGAAGGAGATGTCTTTGACAATAACTGCATACTACCGCCAATTAACAAGAGGCGACACATGATTCGAGCTGCTCGAC from the Colletotrichum lupini chromosome 3, complete sequence genome contains:
- a CDS encoding chitinase: MKLLKPAVLVFCLLLAASGAIAQQDYSCSPTRPCKLGCCGKNNVCGLGPSYCAPANCTSSCGAKSECDPGWGSAWSQRAKCPLNVCCSKFGFCGTTKEFCGDKKVKAPSCPGGSSAGKRVIGYYEGWSTTKACNGLNPEDLLYTAYTHLNYAFAFIDPISYKIANMQDSDSKFMPRLTALKNYNPGMEVWIAIGGWSMNDPDQPTKRTFSELAASKAKQDVFFSSLLSFMDKYGFDGVDIDWEYPVAEERSGTPEDYKNLVTFLKNLRAALGTKGLTITLPASYWYLQHFDLKNIQPYLDWFNMMSYDLHGTWDGTNPYLGPYVNSHTNLTEIDRALELLWRNDIDPKKVVMGMGFYGRSFTLSNPSCKTSGCGFSAGGVPGRCSASAGTLMFSEIQEIIDKGGAQVTTDKIAAVKIVTWGGNQWVSYDDEETLKLKMDYANGKCLGGVMVWAASTDDAKGTAIKALAKASGRTDLSKSLFAKAVSSDPSQCVWGECGASCPSGLVPVESSGSNASPLGIELGCNQGKRNFCCPPKNPPTCKWKGSPKFCGALAKNRCSGKEIEIAASTDGCWTGHKSLCCTKTDSTSTLDSCEWLGAAPFCSAGATFGSILGLGTTPVAGAFSFLSYGCPNKDKPKELTTGKQGEGGQQTRSGNTAWVQWKQILSGPLANLFFDFSTDCKTGCESGEVTVATDGFGCRSGTYSYFCCGNPNTPVEPKLPEISLCPSPANLPDLSTVPEGGSSPKNVFKEGDVFDNNCILPPINKRRHMIRAARPHHRGFDSNDTISEEPEHPALAGMDTSYLFGRSLEKRGARDVAMKLCAPGKQSSSIYTQNYPGATSIIRTTGKAFTVAKQGVCAAVGITALTNLDPNTNWVTEHVFEKQEFRDAVEWMMDGNTPKGVALTAGKAPFTGVFDLNGLFQDTWPSKTYTTLKVVQDWAGNINDAFTGLLGRTSDAGLNNANTVNLQVCDADFNRYKEFIVAGSDFMSQATWKNYSPTGRIAILSDVIDTFAYRSESSVITSYQKTYASLATLWGDFGRYAVSKGVNYDFASAWKQIVPANLESQVSSARTLFESYVKSELTFWKSTAAATTYSPVVVKEMTDKLTDWQGKVTTLIALPISKMTA